In Candidatus Roseilinea sp., one DNA window encodes the following:
- a CDS encoding MBL fold metallo-hydrolase has translation MIEVIPGVYRLNDRFVNLYLVVEPDALTLIDAGIAGSAVKLVLRTIAQLNRRPEHLRRVLITHADPDHYGGANELRRATGARIYASAREAVAMARGVMSREVRGNAWVRGVFGLFGRLMPMSPTPVDEILSPGQVLPVLGALNVIASPGHTPDHISFYAPAQRLLFAGDSLNAMGGKLRFVDGPVTWDYRRGLQSVREQAALGAEVIAAGHGPVIRGKAALDALCTAQVS, from the coding sequence ATGATCGAAGTTATCCCCGGCGTCTATCGGCTCAACGATCGCTTCGTCAACCTGTATCTCGTCGTCGAGCCGGACGCGCTGACGCTGATTGATGCCGGTATCGCCGGTAGCGCCGTGAAGCTCGTGCTGCGCACCATCGCGCAGTTGAACAGGCGACCGGAACACCTTCGTCGCGTCCTCATCACGCATGCCGACCCCGACCACTACGGCGGCGCAAACGAACTGCGCCGCGCGACCGGCGCGCGCATCTATGCCAGCGCGCGCGAAGCTGTGGCAATGGCGCGCGGGGTCATGTCGCGCGAGGTGCGCGGCAATGCCTGGGTGCGTGGTGTGTTTGGCTTATTCGGGCGCTTGATGCCGATGTCGCCGACACCGGTGGATGAGATCTTGTCTCCAGGACAGGTGTTGCCCGTCCTCGGGGCGTTGAATGTCATCGCATCGCCAGGGCATACGCCCGATCACATCTCGTTCTATGCACCGGCGCAGCGGCTGTTGTTCGCCGGCGATTCGCTCAACGCAATGGGGGGCAAGCTGCGCTTCGTAGATGGGCCGGTGACGTGGGACTACCGGCGCGGCCTACAGAGCGTGCGCGAGCAGGCGGCGCTCGGTGCAGAGGTCATCGCTGCCGGCCACGGCCCGGTAATTCGCGGCAAGGCTGCCCTTGACGCATTGTGCACCGCGCAAGTGTCCTAA
- a CDS encoding homocitrate synthase → MSAEFSFRHYRPRALEIIDTTLREGQQSSLLHDHYKYFFTTTDKQEITRSLILYGVKFIELFAPNVSAQEAEDWQAIKAVRDELIMQKGYTFLLAHVRCHPADVEAAINAGADGLNMYIGTSDASRNFNHGHGLDELTRRARTLIEDVRRNHPHLVLRFSGEDAFRTREADLFRVYDQIVECVDRLGTPDTVGVATPATVAQRVQALRTRYPRVALEGHFHDDRGFALVNALEAVRAGMQYIQTTLLGIGERSGITSMTALLFNLFVDREYDRLEGYHLRGSYPINVMMADKLRKLVPSKEPVSLTNRTHAAGVHQKGMLNSSLTYEAHPLDQFGVTESEILLGPLSGWNIIHYFLKEICSFEIDEATAKAISAEFKNRIYNIAPGASPADLLIHIAQEEFGLRSLQVPEQFRHAVAQNLTDASTQEIGEVRHASGVILRTRQ, encoded by the coding sequence ATGTCCGCAGAATTTTCATTTCGCCACTACCGACCACGCGCGCTCGAGATCATAGATACGACGCTCCGCGAAGGACAACAGTCGTCGCTGCTGCATGACCACTACAAGTATTTCTTCACCACCACCGACAAGCAGGAGATCACGCGCAGCCTGATCCTATATGGCGTGAAGTTCATCGAATTGTTCGCACCGAACGTGAGCGCGCAGGAAGCCGAGGACTGGCAAGCGATCAAGGCGGTGCGCGACGAGCTGATCATGCAGAAGGGCTATACCTTCCTGCTTGCGCACGTGCGCTGCCACCCTGCCGACGTCGAAGCGGCAATCAACGCCGGCGCCGATGGATTGAATATGTATATTGGCACCTCCGACGCCTCACGCAACTTCAACCATGGGCACGGACTGGATGAGCTGACCCGACGCGCGCGCACGCTGATCGAGGACGTACGGCGCAATCACCCACACCTGGTGCTGCGCTTCAGCGGCGAAGACGCCTTCCGCACACGCGAGGCAGATCTATTTCGCGTATATGACCAGATAGTCGAGTGCGTAGATCGCCTGGGCACGCCGGATACGGTCGGCGTCGCTACGCCGGCGACAGTCGCCCAACGCGTGCAAGCGCTGCGCACGCGCTATCCCAGAGTCGCGTTGGAAGGTCACTTTCACGACGATCGTGGGTTCGCGCTCGTCAACGCGCTCGAGGCGGTGCGGGCCGGCATGCAATATATCCAGACCACATTACTGGGGATTGGTGAGCGCAGCGGCATCACCAGCATGACGGCGCTGCTGTTCAACTTGTTCGTAGACCGCGAGTACGATCGGTTGGAGGGCTACCACCTGCGGGGCTCATACCCGATCAATGTGATGATGGCCGACAAGCTGCGCAAGCTGGTGCCTTCCAAAGAGCCGGTGAGCCTGACCAACCGCACCCACGCCGCCGGCGTGCACCAAAAAGGCATGCTCAACAGCAGCCTTACCTACGAGGCCCACCCACTCGACCAGTTCGGCGTGACCGAGTCGGAGATCTTGCTCGGGCCGCTGAGCGGGTGGAACATCATCCACTACTTCCTGAAGGAGATTTGCAGTTTCGAAATTGACGAGGCGACGGCCAAAGCGATTTCGGCCGAGTTCAAGAATCGTATCTACAACATCGCGCCTGGCGCATCACCTGCCGACCTGCTCATCCACATCGCGCAGGAAGAGTTCGGCCTACGCTCCTTGCAGGTTCCCGAACAGTTCCGGCATGCCGTAGCGCAGAACCTTACCGACGCCTCGACGCAAGAGATCGGCGAAGTCCGGCATGCCAGCGGCGTCATCCTGCGCACTCGCCAATGA
- a CDS encoding acetyl-lysine deacetylase translates to MIALLEQCVRIRSLSGQERGVAEFLRDEMRRRGFDHACIDEAGNAIGVIGDGPRQIVLLGHMDTVGGDVPVRYEDGKLYGRGTVDAKGPLCAFILAAEALATEIAADWQIIVAGVVEEEAATSKGARFLAQQYRPEMCVIGEPSGADGITLGYKGRLLIHAHVERPSQHTAIPEPSVSELAVALWNHVKALADAWNADKPKAFDQLLPSLRRIQSGEDGLREWCDLLIGVRLPLEFGPEALQREVESWRAGQPNAERFHLSFSGAEPAWRSARDTLLARAFVDAIRAEKMRPAFKLKTGTADFNVVGPIWNCPIVAYGPGDSSLDHTPHEHVAIDEFEKAVRVLTTALRSLVAAK, encoded by the coding sequence ATGATCGCGTTGCTTGAACAGTGTGTGCGCATTCGGTCGCTCAGCGGTCAGGAGCGCGGCGTGGCCGAATTCTTACGCGACGAGATGCGCCGGCGCGGCTTCGACCACGCTTGCATTGACGAGGCCGGCAACGCCATCGGCGTCATCGGCGACGGGCCGCGCCAGATCGTGCTGCTGGGTCACATGGACACCGTGGGCGGCGATGTGCCGGTGCGCTACGAAGACGGCAAGCTCTACGGCCGCGGCACCGTGGACGCCAAGGGACCGCTGTGTGCCTTCATCCTCGCTGCCGAAGCGCTGGCTACAGAGATTGCAGCAGATTGGCAGATCATCGTCGCCGGCGTAGTGGAAGAGGAAGCGGCGACATCGAAAGGCGCGCGTTTCCTCGCGCAGCAATATCGGCCGGAGATGTGCGTCATCGGCGAACCGAGCGGCGCAGACGGCATCACGTTGGGTTACAAGGGCCGGCTGTTGATCCACGCACACGTCGAGCGCCCATCCCAGCACACCGCCATCCCCGAACCGAGCGTGAGCGAGCTGGCCGTTGCGCTGTGGAACCACGTCAAAGCGCTGGCCGACGCCTGGAACGCCGACAAGCCCAAAGCCTTCGACCAGCTGCTGCCCTCGCTGCGCAGAATTCAGTCCGGCGAAGATGGTTTACGCGAGTGGTGCGACTTGCTGATCGGCGTGCGACTGCCGTTGGAGTTCGGGCCAGAGGCGTTGCAGCGCGAAGTCGAAAGCTGGCGCGCTGGTCAGCCCAATGCAGAGCGCTTCCACTTGAGCTTTAGCGGCGCTGAGCCGGCCTGGCGTTCCGCGAGGGACACGCTGCTGGCGCGCGCATTCGTAGACGCCATCCGCGCCGAAAAGATGCGCCCGGCCTTCAAGTTAAAAACCGGCACGGCCGACTTCAACGTGGTCGGGCCGATTTGGAACTGCCCGATCGTCGCCTACGGACCCGGCGATTCATCGCTCGACCATACCCCGCACGAGCACGTGGCTATTGACGAGTTCGAGAAGGCGGTTAGAGTATTGACCACGGCGCTGCGATCTTTGGTTGCTGCCAAGTAA
- a CDS encoding monoacylglycerol lipase, with the protein MNAFPLTNTIPACEEMQRPSSVGEKMFILHWKPEAEGHGAAVLAHGIFEHSGRYHHVAEHFTRRGYHVWAPDHYGHGRSAGPRGYIRHLDHFVDDLKLVVELATKETGRKPILLGHSMGGAISALYAVRHQETLRALVLSSPALRVRAPNFVIAIGRIASNLIPAVPMPSGLNQPATHNPEWEAWKERDELKHSRLTFRTARFIVDAGEEARTKAHTLRIPVLLLVAGDDTYVDKRGAHEFFAQLPPGIGELREYAGFYHEIFNEVERARPFSDLGTWLDKLETDNR; encoded by the coding sequence ATGAACGCATTCCCACTGACGAATACCATCCCGGCCTGTGAGGAGATGCAACGCCCGTCCTCTGTGGGGGAGAAAATGTTCATCCTCCACTGGAAGCCGGAGGCCGAAGGGCACGGCGCGGCTGTGCTTGCGCATGGCATCTTCGAGCACAGCGGGCGCTATCACCACGTCGCCGAGCACTTCACCCGTCGCGGCTATCACGTCTGGGCGCCTGATCACTACGGGCATGGCCGCTCGGCCGGCCCACGCGGATACATTCGGCACCTCGACCACTTCGTTGACGACTTGAAGCTCGTAGTCGAACTGGCGACGAAGGAGACCGGACGCAAGCCGATCCTGCTCGGCCACAGCATGGGCGGCGCGATCTCCGCGCTATACGCCGTCCGCCATCAAGAGACGCTGCGCGCGCTGGTGCTGTCGTCGCCGGCGCTGCGCGTCCGTGCACCGAATTTTGTGATCGCCATCGGGCGTATCGCCAGCAATCTCATCCCGGCCGTACCCATGCCCAGCGGATTGAATCAGCCTGCAACACACAATCCCGAGTGGGAGGCATGGAAGGAACGCGACGAACTCAAACACAGCCGGCTGACCTTTCGCACGGCTCGATTCATCGTGGACGCCGGTGAGGAGGCACGCACCAAGGCACACACGCTGCGCATCCCGGTGTTGCTGCTGGTCGCCGGTGACGACACCTACGTGGACAAGCGCGGCGCGCATGAATTCTTCGCACAATTGCCGCCAGGCATCGGTGAACTACGCGAGTATGCCGGCTTTTACCATGAGATCTTCAACGAAGTCGAACGCGCGCGACCGTTCAGCGACCTGGGGACGTGGTTGGACAAGCTAGAGACGGACAATCGCTAA
- the argD gene encoding acetylornithine aminotransferase, with amino-acid sequence MTHSIREVEQRFTSGVYPKRDLTIVRGKDATVWDDEGRAYVDCVGGQGVSTLGHANEAVARAIAEQALTMISCPEIFYNDVRAQFEALLVSVLPAELERVYLCNSGAEAVEAAIKFARLSTGRPNIVATVRAFHGRTLGALSATYEPKYREPFQPLVPGFSHVPYNNIEALAAAVNDQTAAVLIEAVQGEGGVHPGTPKYLRAAREITEQHGALLIVDEVQTGFARTGRWFAVESSSITPDLMPMGKAIAGGVPMGAVGIRHTVKNLAPGVHGSTFGGNPLACAAGIASINEMKRLDLPRQAAEKGAYFKERLEEVNAPVIREVRGAGLLIGVELKAKVAPYLRALQAEGVLALPAGLNVLRFLPPAVITYEQIDFVVEKTAKVLAT; translated from the coding sequence ATGACGCACTCTATCCGAGAAGTCGAGCAGCGCTTCACGTCGGGCGTGTACCCCAAGCGCGACCTGACCATCGTGCGCGGCAAAGACGCGACGGTGTGGGACGACGAAGGGCGCGCCTACGTGGATTGCGTGGGCGGACAAGGCGTGAGCACCCTCGGCCACGCCAACGAAGCTGTGGCCCGCGCGATCGCTGAGCAAGCGTTGACGATGATCTCGTGCCCCGAAATTTTCTATAACGATGTGCGCGCCCAGTTCGAAGCGTTGCTCGTATCGGTCCTGCCGGCCGAGCTAGAGCGGGTTTATCTGTGCAACAGTGGCGCCGAGGCAGTCGAGGCCGCCATCAAATTCGCGCGCCTGAGCACCGGCCGGCCCAACATCGTGGCGACCGTGCGTGCCTTCCACGGGCGCACGCTGGGCGCGCTAAGCGCCACCTATGAGCCAAAATATCGCGAGCCATTCCAGCCGCTCGTGCCTGGCTTCAGCCATGTGCCCTACAACAACATCGAGGCGCTCGCCGCGGCTGTGAACGATCAGACCGCTGCCGTCTTGATTGAAGCTGTGCAGGGCGAAGGCGGCGTCCACCCCGGCACACCGAAGTATCTGCGCGCCGCACGCGAGATCACCGAACAGCACGGCGCGCTGCTGATCGTGGACGAAGTGCAGACCGGCTTCGCGCGCACCGGCCGCTGGTTTGCCGTCGAAAGCAGCAGCATCACCCCCGACCTGATGCCGATGGGCAAGGCCATCGCCGGCGGCGTGCCGATGGGCGCCGTCGGCATTCGCCACACCGTGAAGAACCTGGCGCCCGGCGTGCACGGGAGCACCTTCGGCGGCAACCCGTTGGCCTGCGCTGCCGGCATCGCCTCGATCAATGAGATGAAGCGGCTCGACCTCCCTCGCCAAGCGGCCGAGAAAGGCGCGTACTTCAAAGAGCGATTGGAAGAAGTGAACGCGCCGGTGATCCGTGAAGTCCGCGGCGCCGGCTTGTTGATCGGCGTGGAGCTGAAGGCGAAAGTCGCGCCTTACCTGCGCGCGCTGCAGGCGGAGGGGGTGCTGGCGCTGCCCGCCGGCCTCAATGTGTTGCGCTTCCTCCCGCCCGCGGTCATCACCTATGAACAAATTGATTTCGTCGTCGAAAAGACGGCCAAAGTCCTAGCTACGTAA
- a CDS encoding acetylglutamate kinase, giving the protein MIVIKVGGSAGINYDLVCDDVASLVKEGHQLVLVHGGSHETNVLSEKLGKPPRMLTSPQGFTSRYTDAETLDIFAMVYAGKMNTRIVERLQKRRVNAIGLSGLDGRLLEGPRKASVRAVVDGRQVLVRDDFTGKVERVNAALLRLLLDHGYTPVVSPPACSTEGEAINVDGDRAAAMIAAALGARQLIILSNVPGLLRAFPDESTLIPRIAYDELEQALSFAEGRMKKKVLGASEAIVGGVSQVIFGDARVARPVFHAMNGRGTVIER; this is encoded by the coding sequence ATGATCGTAATCAAAGTCGGCGGATCGGCCGGCATCAACTATGACTTGGTATGCGACGACGTTGCATCGCTGGTTAAAGAAGGGCATCAACTCGTGTTGGTACACGGCGGTTCGCACGAGACCAACGTGCTCAGTGAAAAGCTCGGCAAGCCACCGCGCATGCTCACCTCGCCGCAGGGCTTCACCTCGCGCTACACCGACGCCGAGACGCTGGACATCTTCGCGATGGTCTACGCGGGCAAGATGAACACGCGCATCGTCGAGCGGCTTCAGAAGCGCAGGGTGAACGCCATTGGCCTGAGCGGGCTGGATGGGCGATTGCTAGAAGGCCCGCGCAAGGCCAGCGTGCGCGCCGTGGTTGACGGCCGGCAAGTGCTGGTGCGCGACGATTTCACCGGCAAGGTCGAGCGGGTCAACGCGGCACTGCTGCGGCTCTTGCTGGACCATGGCTACACACCGGTCGTGTCGCCGCCGGCGTGCAGCACCGAGGGCGAGGCGATCAATGTGGATGGTGATCGCGCCGCTGCCATGATTGCCGCTGCACTTGGCGCGCGTCAGCTCATCATTCTCTCGAACGTGCCCGGCCTGCTGCGCGCCTTTCCAGATGAAAGCACGTTGATTCCGCGCATCGCATACGACGAACTCGAGCAAGCGCTGTCGTTCGCCGAGGGCCGAATGAAGAAGAAAGTGCTGGGCGCGAGCGAGGCTATTGTCGGAGGCGTATCACAGGTGATCTTCGGCGATGCACGCGTCGCCCGTCCTGTGTTCCACGCCATGAACGGCAGGGGCACCGTGATCGAGCGATGA
- the argC gene encoding N-acetyl-gamma-glutamyl-phosphate reductase, with translation MGEYAHVPHPNLRGTRHGSLQFIRPEDVRKTDVIFLCLPHGEASAHIDHWASLAGVVIDLSADFRLYNISAYAKWYGSPHQAPDWLGRFVYGLPELTRDKLRGACYASGVGCNATATNLALLPLVRADMLDFSRPIIADVKVGSSEGGAESSDASHHPERSGAVRSYAPAGHRHIAEVELMLELVGAKSDTTPTIHMTVTSIEMVRGVLATVHAFLKQPAQEKDLWKAFRTCYKDEPFVRIVKSNTGIFRLPEPKILAGSNWADVGFALSDDGRKVTLLCAIDNLMKGAAGSAVQCLNVMMGWDERAGLEFPGLHP, from the coding sequence ATGGGCGAATACGCGCATGTCCCCCACCCGAATCTGCGCGGCACGCGTCATGGCAGCCTGCAATTCATCCGGCCGGAAGATGTTCGGAAGACCGATGTGATCTTCTTGTGCCTACCGCACGGTGAAGCCAGCGCGCACATAGACCACTGGGCGAGTCTCGCTGGCGTGGTCATTGACCTCAGTGCTGATTTTCGGCTTTACAACATTAGTGCCTATGCGAAGTGGTATGGCAGTCCACACCAAGCCCCGGATTGGCTAGGACGATTCGTGTACGGCTTACCGGAACTGACGCGCGACAAGCTGCGCGGTGCGTGCTACGCCAGCGGCGTCGGCTGCAATGCGACGGCAACGAATCTCGCCCTACTACCTCTCGTCCGCGCCGACATGCTCGACTTCAGCCGGCCGATCATCGCCGACGTCAAGGTAGGCAGCAGCGAAGGCGGCGCCGAAAGCAGCGACGCCTCACATCACCCCGAGCGCAGCGGCGCAGTGCGTTCGTACGCACCGGCCGGCCACCGGCACATTGCCGAAGTCGAACTGATGCTCGAACTGGTGGGAGCAAAATCGGACACCACACCCACAATCCACATGACGGTGACCTCGATCGAGATGGTGCGCGGCGTGCTGGCCACCGTGCATGCCTTTCTGAAGCAACCGGCGCAGGAGAAGGACCTCTGGAAGGCCTTCCGCACGTGCTACAAGGACGAGCCGTTCGTGCGCATCGTCAAATCGAACACCGGCATCTTCCGGTTGCCCGAGCCGAAGATCCTGGCCGGCAGCAACTGGGCCGACGTCGGCTTCGCGCTGAGCGACGATGGGCGCAAGGTCACCTTGCTGTGCGCCATAGATAATCTAATGAAGGGCGCCGCCGGCAGCGCCGTGCAATGCCTGAACGTGATGATGGGCTGGGACGAGCGCGCCGGCCTGGAATTTCCCGGACTACATCCCTGA
- a CDS encoding transglutaminase, translating into MRIFIQHTTTLTYDVPICEAHTEIRQKPLDAGGQRCLSFRLEVRPERANVLSFVDHFGNIVHYFDWLQPHDRVVITASSEVLTPATFTDDCTDLSPLERFDYLAPTTYAPRDEMICTFAAPHVAGSSYETALALMEAIYRSIQYERGATHVKTTADEVIQLGRGVCQDFAHLFIAACRCQGIPARYVSGYLYDPKFFGTDVATHAWADVFIEGRGWVSLDPTHNCLQDGRYVRVAIGRDYADTPPTRGVFKGNARETLEVRVSIRSA; encoded by the coding sequence ATGAGAATTTTCATCCAGCACACCACCACGCTCACCTATGATGTGCCGATCTGTGAGGCGCATACAGAAATACGTCAGAAGCCACTCGATGCCGGCGGACAACGCTGCCTCAGCTTTCGACTCGAAGTGCGCCCTGAGCGGGCTAACGTCTTGTCGTTCGTGGATCACTTCGGGAACATCGTGCATTACTTCGACTGGCTTCAACCGCACGACCGCGTGGTGATCACAGCGAGCAGCGAAGTGCTGACGCCGGCCACATTCACCGACGACTGCACGGATTTATCGCCGTTGGAACGTTTCGACTATCTTGCGCCGACGACTTATGCGCCGCGCGACGAGATGATTTGCACCTTTGCGGCGCCGCATGTCGCCGGCTCGTCATACGAGACAGCGCTAGCCTTGATGGAGGCGATCTATCGCAGTATCCAGTATGAGCGCGGTGCAACGCACGTGAAGACGACTGCCGACGAAGTGATCCAACTCGGGCGCGGCGTGTGTCAGGATTTCGCCCACCTGTTCATCGCTGCGTGTCGCTGTCAGGGCATCCCTGCACGCTACGTCAGCGGCTATCTGTATGATCCCAAGTTCTTTGGCACCGACGTAGCCACGCATGCCTGGGCCGACGTGTTCATCGAAGGGCGTGGGTGGGTATCGCTGGACCCCACCCACAACTGCCTGCAAGATGGGCGCTATGTGCGCGTGGCCATCGGTCGCGACTACGCAGACACACCACCGACGCGTGGCGTGTTCAAAGGCAACGCGCGCGAGACGCTCGAGGTTCGCGTGAGCATCCGCAGCGCCTAA
- a CDS encoding lysine biosynthesis enzyme LysX — translation MMHPDLNNAMKVCIVCSLVRPEEKMLLEAFNRRGVEVDVVDDRSVVFDLCDLSTWRRYDVVVERCVSQSRATYVQRIMKLAGVRAVNTHEVIENCGDKFITTQLMLQHGVPTTRVMMAFTPASALEAIERIGYPCVLKPVIGSWGRGVVRVNDRDAAEAVVTLRDELGGYAQHIYYVQELVKKPGRDIRSFVVGDRTIAAIYRTSDHWITNTHLGGKASNCPVTPEIDAISVAAARAVGGGIVAVDLFEDPARGLLVNEVNHTMEFRNSVPATGVDIPGAMADYVIGVCQG, via the coding sequence ATGATGCACCCTGACCTGAATAACGCGATGAAAGTCTGCATCGTTTGCAGCCTCGTCCGCCCGGAAGAGAAGATGCTGCTCGAGGCCTTCAACCGGCGCGGCGTCGAGGTGGATGTCGTGGACGACCGCAGCGTCGTCTTCGATCTATGCGATTTAAGCACCTGGAGGCGCTATGACGTGGTCGTTGAGCGCTGCGTATCGCAGAGCCGTGCCACCTACGTGCAGCGCATCATGAAGCTGGCCGGCGTGCGCGCGGTCAACACGCACGAGGTCATCGAAAACTGCGGCGACAAGTTCATCACCACACAACTCATGCTGCAACATGGTGTGCCGACGACGCGGGTGATGATGGCATTCACGCCGGCCAGCGCGCTGGAGGCAATCGAGCGCATCGGCTACCCGTGCGTGCTCAAGCCGGTGATCGGCTCGTGGGGGCGCGGCGTGGTGCGCGTGAACGATCGCGATGCTGCCGAGGCTGTGGTCACGCTGCGCGATGAGCTGGGCGGCTATGCGCAGCACATCTACTACGTGCAGGAGCTGGTGAAGAAGCCGGGACGCGATATTCGCTCGTTCGTCGTCGGCGACCGGACGATTGCCGCAATTTACCGCACTTCGGATCACTGGATCACCAACACCCACCTGGGCGGCAAAGCCAGCAACTGCCCGGTCACGCCGGAGATTGACGCCATCAGCGTCGCAGCAGCGCGCGCCGTGGGCGGTGGCATCGTCGCCGTGGATTTGTTCGAGGATCCGGCGCGCGGGCTGCTCGTGAACGAGGTCAACCACACGATGGAATTCCGCAACAGCGTGCCGGCGACCGGCGTGGACATCCCCGGGGCGATGGCCGACTATGTGATCGGCGTTTGCCAGGGCTAG